A stretch of Babesia bigemina genome assembly Bbig001, chromosome : III DNA encodes these proteins:
- a CDS encoding GTP-binding protein YchF domain containing protein, putative: MAPKDKAAQPEPRVLLGRPKNNLKMGLVGLPNVGKSTTFNLLSKQMVPAENFPFCTINPHEAVINVPDERFKHLCKVFEPKKEIAACLSIFDIAGLVRGAHKGEGLGNAFLSHIDAVDGIYHVVRGFEDDEIVHTDGEVNPINDLETINQELILKDLDKCTKALVEIDKVYQRNMKVKAKKEEFDTMTKAKEVLEKNQWISHANWKASEVPILNEYNFLTAKPVVYLVNLSEKDFVRQKNKWLAKIAKWVAENNPGPIVPYSAQFEQALEAFDTDEARAAYLQDKNGATSRIDKIISSGYSCLNLIHYFTCGPDEVRCWTIRNGTKAPQAAGVIHTDFERGFICAETYNYKDILEFGSENEVKANGRYLQKGKDYVVQDGDIMFFKFNVTNKK, from the exons ATGGCACCGAAGGACAAGGCGGCGCAGCCCGAACCCCGGGTTTTGCTCGGAAG GCCTAAGAACAACCTCAAAATGGGACTCGTGGGACTTCCGAACGTCGGGAAGTCGACCACGTTCAATCTGCTGTCCAAGCAGATGGTTCCGGCTGAGAACTTCCCGTTCTGTACCATCAATCCGCACGAGGCTGTCATAAATG TGCCTGACGAGCGATTCAAGCATCTCTGCAAGGTGTTCGAGCCCAAGAAGGAGATCGCGGCGTGCCTGTCGATCTTCGATATCGCCGGACTCGTGAGAGGAGCGCACAAGGGTGAGGGCCTGGGTAACGCCTTCCTGTCCCACATCGACGCCGTCGACGGCATATACCACGTG GTCAGGGGGTTCGAGGACGACGAAATCGTCCACACCGACGGCGAGGTCAACCCCATCAACGACCTGGAGACGATCAACCAGGAGCTGATTTTGAAGGACTTGGACAAGTGCACCAAGGCCCTGGTTGAGATCGACAAGGTGTACCAGCGCAAcatgaaggtgaaggcgaAGAAGGAGGAGTTCGacaccatgaccaaggccAAGGAGGTGCTGGAGAAGAACCAGTGGATCTCGCACGCCAACTGGAAGGCGTCTGAGGTGCCGATTCTGAACGAGTACAACTTCCTCACGGCGAAGCCCGTGGTGTACCTGGTGAACCTGAGCGAGAAGGACTTCGTCAGGCAGAAGAACAAGTGGCTGGCCAAAATCGCAAAATGGGTTGCCGAGAACAACCCCGGCCCGATCGTGCCGTACAGTGCGCAGTTCGAGCAGGCGCTTGAGGCGTTCGACACCGACGAGGCGCGCGCCGCGTACCTGCAGGACAAGAACGGCGCCACCAGCAGAATCGACAAGATCATCTCCAGTGGTTACTCGTGCCTCAACCTCATCCACTACTTCACGTGCGGTCCTGACGAGGTCAGGTGCTGGACGATCCGCAACGGCACGAAGGCGCCGCAGGCCGCCGGTGTGATCCACACCGACTTCGAGCGCGGTTTCATCTGCGCCGAAACGTACAACTACAAGGACATCCTCGAGTTCG GCAGCGAAAACGAGGTGAAGGCGAACGGCCGCTACCTCCAAAAAGG AAAGGACTACGTGGTCCAGGACGGCGACATCATGTTCTTCAAGTTCAACGTGACCAACAAGAAGTGA
- a CDS encoding WD-REPEAT PROTEIN BING4, putative or Probable U3 small nucleolar RNA-associated protein 7 translates to MAAEVRDTKVFHAKFFGGKAEKFKQAQAQRNVQKYKKVHKTAKAEADATSVLLPNQAGFLQVGEDEKTYNVSQAQILDAVDVGTRRKSFSLQLQHGPYRCDYTRDGRYMLLGGEKGQLALFDAIDMKPCFDISVKQTIRDIQLLDNHELLAVAQKKYVHVYDNNGVEVYCLRDLGLTYQLEYMAPFWLMAAIGEFGELSWQDITSGEVVARYKTRKGPCKVMRHNKDNGVIHLGHTSGVVTLWTPNEGRPGVEMLAHKGPVVSMAVHNHYMATSGFDGFWNVWDLRNYSKAVSRQFTGRTPPEAMAVSQTGILAMAIGGRVEYYRDAFSRVGGAESSLYLKHQFPAESARDIKFQPFEDVCAVGTTTGVSTLLVPGAGIANFDAFAPNPYEPSSKKQVQRMLDKIPYDTITVKNVEIGAYNRDYTAAESEEGASAPAATVDSGGEILKNTRKKRRSMKAKTASKVGSIGASDNSHQVAAYERTFQRRQQAARDRLRNLRKQKVAGQEAKQHIIDAMTFEDSTGERRVRGSVRGAALSRFAKKQ, encoded by the exons ATGGCGGCTGAAGTGCGGGATACCAAGGTCTTCCACGCCAAATTCTTCGGTGGAAAGGCTGAGAAG TTCAAGCAGGCGCAGGCACAGCGCAACGTGCAGAAGTACAAGAAGGTGCATAAGACTGCCAAAGCCGAGGCTGACGCCACCTCCGTGCTCCTGCCGAACCAGGCCGGGTTCCTGCAGGTTGGGGAGGATGAGAAGACCTACAACGTATCGCAAGCCCAAATACTCGACGCGGTTGACGTCGGCACCCGGCGTAAGTCGTTTTcactgcagctgcagcacggCCCCTACCGCTGCGACTACACCCGTGACGGCCGTTACATGCTCCTCGGAGGCGAAAAGGGGCAGCTGGCGCTGTTCGACGCCATCGACATGAAGCCGTGCTTCGACATCTCCGTGAAGCAGACGATCCGCGACATCCAGCTGCTCGACAACCacgagctgctggccgTCGCGCAGAAGAAGTACGTGCACGTGTACGACAACAACGGCGTGGAGGTGTACTGCCTGCGCGACCTCGGGCTGACGTACCAGCTGGAGTACATGGCGCCCTTCTGGCTGATGGCCGCCATCGGCGAGTTCGGCGAGCTGAGCTGGCAGGACATCACGAGCGGCGAGGTGGTCGCGCGGTACAAGACGCGCAAGGGGCCGTGCAAGGTGATGCGGCACAACAAGGACAACGGCGTGATCCACCTTGGACACACGTCGGGCGTGGTCACCCTGTGGACGCCCAACGAGGGCCGCCCCGGAGTTGAGATGCTCGCCCACAAGGGCCCCGTGGTCTCCATGGCCGTGCACAACCACTACATGGCCACGTCGGGGTTCGACGGGTTCTGGAACGTGTGGGACCTCCGCAACTACAGCAAGGCCGTTAGCCGACAGTTCACCGGCCGCACCCCCCCGGAGGCGATGGCGGTGAGCCAGACCGGAATCCTGGCCATGGCCATAGGCGGCCGAGTGGAGTACTACCGCGACGCATTCTCGCGCGTCGGCGGCGCTGAATCCAGCCTGTACCTGAAGCACCAGTTCCCAGCCGAGTCGGCACGGGACATCAAGTTCCAGCCGTTCGAAGATGTGTGCGCCGTCGGCACCACCACCGGAGTGtccacgctgctggtgccGGGCGCCGGCATCGCAAACTTCGACGCGTTCGCGCCGAACCCGTACGAGCCGAGCTCGAAGAAACAGGTGCAGCGCATGCTCGACAAGATCCCGTACGACACCATCACGGTCAAGAACGTGGAGATCGGCGCGTACAACCGCGACTACACTGCCGCTGAAAGTGAGGAGGGTGCTTCCGCCCCCGCGGCAACCGTGGACAGCGGCGGCGAGATCCTGAAGAACACGCGCAAGAAGAGGCGATCGATGAAGGCCAAAACGGCGTCTAAGGTAGGCAGCATAGGTGCTAGTGATAACAGTCATCAGGTTGCGGCGTACGAGCGCACCTTCCAGCGACGCCAGCAGGCCGCCCGGGACCGGCTGCGCAACCTGCGGAAGCAGAAGGTGGCCGGGCAGGAGGCGAAGCAGCACATTATAGATGCCATGACCTTCGAGGATTCCACTGGCGAGCGCCGCGTGCGCGGCTCTGTGCGCGGTGCGGCGCTGTCGCGTTTCGCCAAGAAGCAGTGA
- a CDS encoding CELL CYCLE CONTROL PROTEIN CWF15, putative: MSTAHRPTWHTAIGRSPGANFGTFKVSSRDMPSHTELKRRAPVNPVADEGEGKAQKTSEYQRVLREKLENSESAHRAKGDLQERIGATRNFLSLEDTVKLLNQDVNAFPEDSDDCAAGEDNGGGESDSDDDEAMLLRELAKIKSEREEARQRELQESLQSAGERERILSQNPLLAKTAPERRWDEDVVFKNPTREVKEKKE, from the exons ATGTCGACAGCCCATCGGCCGACGTGGCACACGGCCATCGGCCGCAGTCCGGGAG CCAACTTCGGGACGTTCAAGGTGTCGAGCCGTGATATGCCGTCGCATACCGAGCTCAAGCGGCGTGCCCCGGTCAACCCCGTTGCCGACGAAGGCGAGGGGAAGGCGCAGAAGACCTCCGAGTACCAGCGCGTGCTGCGCGAGAAACTGGAGAACTCGGAGAGCGCCCACCGTGCAAAGGGGGACCTGCAGGAGCGCATCGGCGCCACGCGCAATTTCCTGTCGCTTGAGGACACCGTGAAGCTGCTCAACCAGGACGTCAACGCCTTCCCGGAGGACTCTGACGACTGCGCCGCAGGGGAAGacaacggcggcggcgagtcGGATTcggacgacgatgaggcCATGTTGCTCCGCGAACTCGCCAAGATAAAGAGCGAGAGGGAGGAGGCTCGGCAGCGCGAGCTGCAGGAGTCGCTGCAGTCGGCTGGTGAGCGTGAGCGCATCCTCAGCCAGAACCCGCTGCTGGCGAAGACAGCCCCTGAGAGGCGTTGGGACGAGGATGTGGTCTTCAAAAATCCCACCAGGGAGGTCAAGGAGAAAAAGGAGTAA
- a CDS encoding DNA POLYMERASE 2 ALPHA 70 KDA SUBUNIT, putative gives MDVDGGHQPEEVSVYNIADILRESLDSSIKWPLLDDLASRLEAIGGNSREMMKVNRWLKEQLESLRAQGASSVDGARRAQVAAGLLELVENKDAMRQKTLEEIVLRRAPLVESGKVELQRGVETANKAHMSFDVEDVIPEYKCATADAAAVDACINGKITRFTNLFKGYCESKGIACDLKPLKNFSDNDVTAYGRIGAEGDVPLNELNVTVQGTTVFDYGVKAQITNIHALDDVCLFPGQMAAVTGRCLEDKFGVRYVASKLHCGIPADAPMATNHANQKFKNQNIHISVVRGCLLTESLEPVSFNHVFNKIKRDRPHVVFFMGPFVSVRQVAVDGDGLSRIGDITFIYKRFFHEISLLADLSQLEGTKFVIVPHCYDVLSGYPLPQPPLNSSESELRSVEYPDNVVFLSNPGLVRINGVLFGVTSCDPVSGIANNMVCIPDEKRVLRACEQLLLQRSFFPSYPTSTLPSEYAVDHGMLRRLEFAEDAVPDVFLFATSSNNEPFVEFAGERAFVGCHSAAVPKDAVVQMTTEIYIAPQEVDSTPIRPMELENRVSLVLALWRG, from the exons ATGGACGTGGACGGTGGCCATCAGCCCGAGGAAGTCTCGGTCTACAACATCGCAGACATCCTG CGCGAGTCGTTGGATTCCAGCATAAAATGGCCGCTGTTGGACGACCTAGCCTCGCGGCTCGAGGCGATCGGCGGGAATTCCCGCGAGATGATGAAGGTCAACCGCTGGCTGAAGGAGCAGCTCGAGTCGCTCCGCGCGCAGGGCGCGAGTAGCGTCGACGGCGCCCGGCGGGCGCAGGTGGCGGCGgggctgctggagctggTGGAGAACAAGGACGCCATGCGCCAGAAGACGCTGGAGGAGATTGTCCTGCGGCGAGCTCCCCTGGTGGAGTCCGGGAAGGTGGAACTCCAGCGCGGAGTGGAGACCGCAAACAAGGCCCACATGAGCTTCG ACGTTGAGGATGTTATCCCGGAATACAAGTGCGCCACCGCCGACGCTGCCGCGGTCGACGCATGCATCAACGGCAAGATCACCAGGTTCACGAACCTGTTCAAGGGCTATTGCGAGTCCAAGGGCATAGCGTGCGATCTCAAGCCGCTGAAGAACTTCAGCGACAACGACGTGACCGCCTACGGCAGGATCGGTGCGGAGGGCGACGTGCCGCTCAACGAACTCAACGTCACGGTGCAGGGCACCACGGTGTTCGATTACGGCGTCAAGGCGCAAATCACAAACATACACGCGCTCGATGACGTGTGCCTGTTCCCAGGCCAGATGGCCGCCGTGACCGGCAGGTGCCTTGAGGACAAGTTCGGCGTCAGATACGTTGCCTCCAAGCTGC ATTGCGGCATACCGGCAGACGCCCCTATGGCCACCAACCACGCCAACCAGAAGTTCAAGAACCAGAACATACACATATCGGTGGTCCGAGGCTGCCTGCTCACCGAGTCCCTGGAGCCCGTCAGCTTCAACCACGTGTTCAACAAAATCAAGAGGGACCGGCCGCACGTCGTATTTTTCATGGGCCCATTCGTCAGCGTGCGGCAAGTTGCA GTCGACGGCGATGGACTCAGCCGCATCGGGGACATCACGTTCATATACAAGCGGTTCTTCCACGAGATATCGCTGCTTGCGGATCTTTCGCAACTCGAGGGGACGAAATTCGTCATCGTGCCACACTGCTACGACGTTTTGTCGGGATACCcgctgccgcagccgccgctCAACAGCTCGGAATCGGAGTTACGCAGCGTGGAGTACCCCGACAACGTCGTTTTCCTGTCCAACCCAGGCCTCGTGAGAATCAACGGGGTTCTTTTCGGAGTCACTTCCTGCGACCCAGTCTCAGGCATCG CAAACAACATGGTCTGCATCCCCGACGAGAAGAGGGTGCTTCGGGCGtgtgagcagctgctgctgcagcgctcCTTCTTCCCCAGCTATCCCACGTCTACGCTACCTTCGGAGTACGCCGTGGACCACGGTATGCTGCGCCGCCTCGAGTTCGCGGAAGACGCGGTGCCCGACGTGTTCCTGTTCGCCACCTCGTCGAACAACGAGCCGTTCGTGGAGTTCGCCGGGGAGCGCGCCTTCGTAGGATGCCACAGCGCGGCCGTCCCGAAGGACGCAGTCGTGCAGATGACCACCGAAATTTACATAGCGCCGCAGGAGGTTGACTCGACCCCAATTCGGCCGATGGAGCTTGAAAACCGAGTGTCCCTCGTGCTCGCGCTCTGGCGCGGGTGA